The following are encoded together in the Bacillus cereus group sp. RP43 genome:
- the pfkB gene encoding 1-phosphofructokinase: MIYTVTLNPSIDYVVQVNSFDLGTVNRAEKDMKFPGGKGINVSRVLHRLGVENVALGFTGGFTGQFIKDVLQTEGVTTNFVQVDGDSRINVKIKGQEETELNGQGPIVTNEQFEQLMKKIESMQPGDSVVLAGSVPSSIPTTFYESIAAFGAEKGIRVVVDASGSALQHVTKNNPFLIKPNHHELGELFGVELSTVEDILPYGRKLIEQGVEHVIVSMAGDGALLFTAEGIYEATVPKGIVINSVGAGDSLVAGFVGKYEQTKDIEKAFQYGVATGSATAFSADLCTKEKVEELLSQVVVVKR, from the coding sequence ATGATCTATACAGTTACTTTAAACCCATCTATTGATTATGTAGTACAAGTTAATTCTTTCGATTTAGGAACAGTAAACCGAGCAGAGAAAGATATGAAGTTTCCAGGAGGAAAAGGGATTAATGTTTCTCGTGTTCTTCATCGTTTAGGTGTTGAAAATGTAGCGCTTGGATTTACGGGTGGATTTACTGGTCAATTTATTAAAGATGTATTGCAGACGGAAGGTGTAACAACAAACTTCGTCCAAGTAGATGGAGATTCTCGAATTAATGTGAAAATAAAAGGGCAAGAAGAAACAGAGCTAAATGGACAAGGCCCTATTGTGACAAATGAGCAATTTGAACAATTGATGAAAAAAATCGAAAGTATGCAACCTGGAGATAGTGTTGTACTAGCTGGAAGTGTACCTTCTTCTATTCCAACTACCTTTTATGAATCAATCGCAGCGTTTGGAGCCGAAAAAGGTATTCGTGTAGTAGTAGATGCAAGTGGAAGTGCACTGCAGCATGTAACTAAAAACAATCCATTTTTAATAAAGCCAAATCATCATGAACTTGGTGAGTTATTCGGAGTAGAGCTTTCAACAGTAGAAGACATTTTACCGTATGGAAGAAAATTAATCGAACAAGGTGTAGAGCACGTTATAGTATCAATGGCAGGAGATGGGGCTTTATTATTTACGGCAGAAGGTATATATGAAGCAACTGTTCCAAAAGGTATTGTAATTAATTCAGTTGGGGCAGGAGATTCACTTGTTGCAGGATTTGTAGGTAAATATGAACAGACAAAAGATATTGAAAAAGCATTTCAATATGGTGTTGCAACGGGGAGTGCAACAGCATTTTCAGCAGATTTATGTACAAAGGAAAAAGTAGAAGAATTATTGTCGCAAGTAGTTGTAGTTAAGCGATAG
- a CDS encoding PTS fructose transporter subunit IIABC encodes MKITELLKRDTVIMNLTASNKEAVIDELVEKLSGANRLNSKAEFKEAILKRESQSTTGIGEGIAIPHAKTNAVKQPSICFGRSVSGINYESLDGQPAHLFFMIAASEGANNTHLETLSRLSTLLMDEGFRKQLLEAKDEEELLSLFDEKESEKEEVEVVKPEGNEPYVLAVTACPTGIAHTYMAADSLKAKAAELGIAIKVETNGSTGVKNDLTKEDIERATAIIVAADKQVEMNRFAGKHVIQVPVADGIRKTEILLNRAIKQDAPIFKGVKEDGKAENVEKEKGLGIYKHLMSGVSNMLPFVVGGGILIALAFAVGGIKAEGPLAELFMSIGGGKTGAFLFLVPILAGFIASSIADRPGFMPGVVGGFLAAHANAGFLGGLIAGFLAGYVVLGLKRLFSGLPVQLEGIKPVLLYPVFGLLITGVVMQKVVNPPVVALNEMLTGWLNGLNGTNAILLGLILGGMMAIDMGGPINKAAFTFGIAAIEAQNFGVHSAVMAGGMVPPLAIAFATTFFKTKFTEAERKSGLTNYIMGASFITEGAIPFAAADPVRVIVSCVVGSSIAGALSMLFQITLPAPHGGLFVIALVNKPLLYIFSILIGTIVSAIMIGVWKKKVK; translated from the coding sequence ATGAAAATTACAGAACTATTAAAAAGGGATACAGTCATTATGAATTTGACAGCTTCAAATAAAGAAGCTGTCATAGATGAATTAGTTGAAAAGTTAAGCGGGGCAAATCGTTTAAATAGTAAAGCTGAATTTAAAGAAGCTATTTTAAAGCGAGAGTCACAAAGTACAACAGGAATTGGTGAAGGTATTGCTATACCTCATGCGAAGACGAATGCCGTTAAACAACCATCGATTTGTTTTGGTAGAAGTGTAAGCGGTATCAACTATGAATCACTTGATGGACAGCCCGCACATTTATTCTTTATGATTGCTGCAAGTGAAGGGGCGAATAATACTCATTTAGAAACGTTGTCTCGTCTATCTACATTATTAATGGATGAAGGTTTTCGTAAACAATTATTAGAAGCAAAGGATGAAGAGGAACTTCTTAGTTTATTTGATGAAAAAGAGAGTGAAAAAGAAGAAGTTGAAGTAGTAAAGCCAGAAGGGAATGAACCATACGTATTAGCTGTTACAGCTTGTCCAACTGGAATCGCTCACACATATATGGCTGCGGATAGTTTAAAAGCAAAAGCAGCAGAGTTAGGGATAGCGATTAAAGTTGAAACGAATGGATCAACAGGTGTTAAAAACGATTTAACGAAAGAGGACATTGAGCGCGCAACGGCTATTATTGTAGCTGCAGATAAACAAGTAGAAATGAATCGTTTTGCTGGGAAGCATGTCATTCAAGTACCAGTCGCCGATGGGATTAGAAAAACTGAAATCCTTCTTAATCGAGCTATAAAACAAGATGCACCCATCTTTAAAGGTGTAAAAGAGGATGGGAAGGCAGAAAATGTAGAGAAAGAAAAGGGGCTGGGAATTTATAAGCATTTAATGAGCGGTGTAAGTAATATGCTTCCGTTCGTTGTTGGTGGTGGAATTTTAATTGCACTAGCGTTTGCAGTTGGTGGCATAAAGGCAGAAGGCCCTTTAGCTGAATTGTTCATGTCTATTGGTGGAGGAAAAACAGGTGCGTTTTTATTCCTTGTACCAATTTTAGCTGGATTTATTGCGAGTTCTATTGCTGATCGTCCTGGTTTTATGCCTGGTGTTGTCGGTGGATTTTTAGCAGCACATGCGAATGCTGGATTTTTAGGCGGATTAATTGCTGGTTTCTTAGCTGGATATGTTGTTTTAGGATTGAAAAGATTATTTTCAGGATTACCAGTACAGTTAGAAGGAATTAAACCTGTTTTGTTATATCCAGTCTTTGGATTATTGATTACAGGAGTTGTAATGCAAAAAGTAGTAAACCCGCCTGTAGTAGCATTAAATGAAATGTTAACCGGATGGTTAAATGGTTTGAACGGTACGAATGCTATATTATTAGGTCTTATTTTAGGTGGTATGATGGCAATTGATATGGGTGGTCCAATTAATAAAGCGGCATTTACATTTGGTATTGCTGCAATAGAAGCACAGAATTTTGGAGTGCACTCAGCAGTTATGGCTGGTGGTATGGTACCGCCACTTGCGATTGCATTCGCAACCACATTCTTTAAAACAAAATTTACAGAAGCGGAACGTAAATCTGGTTTAACAAATTATATTATGGGAGCATCGTTTATTACAGAAGGTGCGATTCCATTTGCAGCTGCCGATCCGGTTCGAGTAATAGTAAGTTGTGTTGTTGGTTCAAGTATCGCGGGTGCCTTATCTATGTTATTCCAAATTACATTGCCGGCACCGCATGGTGGATTGTTTGTTATCGCATTAGTGAATAAACCGTTGCTATACATTTTCTCTATATTAATTGGGACGATTGTTTCAGCTATTATGATAGGTGTTTGGAAGAAGAAAGTTAAATAA
- the entD gene encoding cell wall-binding protein EntD: MKKLLGIATAAVFGLGIFAGSAKAETIVTTDVLNVRENPTVESKLVGKMLSGNKLDVINTENGWSKIKLDGKEAFVSAEFTKNSYYVTANVLNVRAGANTDSEILGTLKKDDLIETTNQVQNEWLQFEYGGKAAYVHVPFLTGTAPVIERKEVPAQDEAPTKVKTAVKNDASVKEKTPAKNETAVNGKESVKSGASSKPVAQAKPAAKPVTKSTETSAPAGGREITVEATAYTANPSENGTYGGRVLTAMGHDLTANPNMKVIAVDPKVIPLGSKVWVEGYGEAIAGDTGGAIKGNRIDVLVGSDSTADSWGRKSVKVKVIK, from the coding sequence ATGAAAAAATTATTAGGTATAGCAACAGCAGCAGTTTTTGGTCTTGGGATTTTTGCAGGTTCTGCTAAAGCGGAAACGATTGTAACAACAGATGTATTAAACGTTAGAGAAAACCCAACTGTAGAATCAAAGCTTGTAGGTAAAATGCTAAGTGGAAATAAATTAGATGTTATAAATACAGAAAACGGATGGTCCAAAATTAAATTAGATGGCAAAGAAGCGTTTGTAAGTGCTGAGTTTACGAAAAATTCTTATTATGTAACAGCAAATGTATTAAACGTTCGTGCTGGAGCGAATACTGATTCAGAAATTCTTGGTACGCTTAAAAAAGATGACTTGATTGAAACGACAAATCAAGTACAAAACGAATGGTTACAATTCGAATATGGTGGGAAAGCGGCGTATGTTCACGTACCATTTTTAACAGGTACAGCACCTGTTATTGAAAGAAAAGAAGTTCCAGCTCAAGATGAAGCACCAACTAAGGTGAAAACGGCGGTTAAAAATGATGCATCAGTTAAGGAGAAAACTCCGGCCAAAAATGAAACGGCAGTTAACGGAAAAGAATCTGTTAAAAGTGGAGCATCAAGTAAACCAGTAGCGCAAGCGAAGCCGGCAGCTAAACCAGTGACGAAATCTACTGAAACAAGTGCACCTGCTGGTGGTCGTGAAATAACAGTAGAAGCGACAGCTTACACAGCTAATCCGAGTGAAAATGGCACATATGGTGGTCGTGTGTTAACTGCGATGGGGCATGATTTAACAGCGAATCCAAATATGAAAGTTATTGCTGTTGATCCGAAAGTAATTCCTCTCGGATCAAAAGTGTGGGTGGAAGGATATGGAGAAGCAATTGCTGGAGATACTGGTGGCGCGATTAAAGGAAATCGTATTGATGTTTTAGTTGGTTCAGATAGCACTGCTGATAGTTGGGGTCGTAAATCCGTTAAAGTGAAAGTTATCAAATAA
- the miaA gene encoding tRNA (adenosine(37)-N6)-dimethylallyltransferase MiaA — protein MGEVQHEKVAVIIGPTAVGKTKLSIDLAKAFNGEIISGDSMQIYRTMDIGTAKVTTDEMDGIPHYMIDIKDPEDSFSVAEFQERVRKCIREITERGKLPIIVGGTGLYIQSVLFDYQFTDEAGDATYREQMEKLSLEHGAEYVHKKLQEVDPESAERIHANNVRRVIRALEIFHTTGEKMSNQLEKQENELLYDVSLIGLTMDREMLYDRINLRVNLMIEQGLLEEVKGLHERGVRDCQSIQAIGYKEIYDYFENRVSLEEAVSQLKTNSRRYAKRQLTWFRNKMDVTWFDVTDGEKTSEILRYIEGKLQLKSNNSK, from the coding sequence ATGGGAGAAGTGCAACATGAAAAAGTTGCTGTCATCATTGGGCCAACTGCTGTCGGGAAGACGAAATTAAGTATCGATCTTGCAAAAGCGTTCAATGGTGAGATTATTAGTGGTGATTCCATGCAAATTTATCGTACGATGGATATCGGGACTGCAAAGGTGACGACAGATGAGATGGACGGAATTCCGCATTATATGATTGATATAAAAGATCCGGAAGATTCATTTTCTGTGGCGGAATTTCAAGAACGTGTCCGTAAGTGCATTCGAGAAATTACAGAGCGCGGGAAATTACCAATTATTGTTGGTGGAACCGGTCTCTATATACAATCTGTTCTATTCGATTACCAGTTTACAGATGAGGCTGGGGACGCTACATACCGAGAACAGATGGAAAAGTTATCATTAGAACACGGTGCGGAATATGTACATAAAAAGTTGCAAGAAGTAGATCCAGAAAGTGCGGAGCGTATTCATGCCAATAATGTAAGGCGTGTTATTCGGGCGTTAGAAATTTTTCACACGACGGGTGAAAAAATGAGTAACCAGCTCGAAAAACAAGAAAATGAGTTACTGTACGATGTTTCATTAATTGGCTTGACAATGGATCGAGAAATGCTATACGATCGCATTAACTTACGTGTTAACCTAATGATTGAACAAGGTTTATTAGAAGAAGTAAAAGGTCTACATGAAAGAGGAGTGCGAGATTGTCAATCTATTCAAGCGATTGGTTATAAAGAGATATATGATTATTTTGAGAATCGTGTATCTTTAGAAGAAGCGGTATCACAATTAAAGACGAATTCACGCCGTTATGCCAAACGTCAATTAACGTGGTTCCGTAATAAGATGGATGTCACGTGGTTCGATGTTACTGATGGTGAAAAAACGTCAGAAATTTTACGATACATAGAAGGAAAGCTACAACTAAAGTCGAATAATAGTAAGTAG
- the hfq gene encoding RNA chaperone Hfq codes for MKQSINIQDQFLNQLRKENTFVTLYLLNGFQLRGLIKGFDNFTVLLETEGKQQLIYKHAISTFVPQKNVSIELE; via the coding sequence ATGAAGCAATCAATCAATATTCAAGATCAGTTTTTAAATCAACTCCGTAAAGAGAATACGTTCGTTACGCTGTACTTATTAAATGGTTTCCAGCTTCGTGGATTAATTAAAGGTTTTGATAACTTTACAGTCCTGCTGGAAACAGAAGGTAAGCAACAGCTTATTTATAAACATGCAATTTCTACATTTGTACCACAAAAAAATGTTTCAATTGAATTAGAGTAG
- a CDS encoding Gly-Xaa-Xaa repeat protein, with protein sequence MSRFNDNQNKHSNPCFPTSAGRIPTTPTIPITKAQIRTFRAIINDLIKIIPKLFANPSPKNIENLIDTLHLLSKFICSLDTTSALKAQGLAIIKNLITILKNPTFVASAVFIELQNLINYILYITKLFRIDSCTLQELLKLIAELQTTLVNSASFGRGPTGPTGPQGNTGATGATGPRGNTGATGATGPRGNTGATGSTGPRGNTGATGATGPRGNTGATGSTGPRGNTGATGATGPRGNTGATGATGPRGNTGATGSTGPRGNTGATGATGPRGNTGATGSTGPRGNTGATGSTGPRGNTGATGSTGPRGNTGATGSTGPRGNTGATGSTGPRGNTGATGSTGPRGNTGATGSTGPRGNTGATGSTGPRGNTGATGSTGPRGNTGATGSTGPRGNTGATGATGPQGVQGNTGATGPQGIQGNTGATGSTGPQGIQGNTGATGSTGPQGVQGNTGATGSTGSQGAQGNTGTTGSTGPQGVQGNTGATGSTGSQGAQGNTGATGSTGPQGNTGATGPQGVQGNTGATGSTGPQGVQGNTGATGSTGPQGVQGNTGATGSTGPQGAQGNTGATGPQGAQGNTGATGPQGAQGNTGATGPQGAQGNTGATGSTGPQGNTGATGPQGVQGNTGATGSTGPQGVQGNTGATGSTGPQGAQGNTGATGPQGAQGNTGATGPQGAQGNTGATGPQGAQGNTGATGSTGPQGVQGNTGATGSTGPQGAQGNTGATGSTGPQGVQGNTGATGSTGPQGVQGNTGATGSTGPQGIQGNTGATGPQGVQGNTGATGSTGPQGVQGNTGATGSTGPQGAQGNTGATGPQGVQGNTGATGIGVTGPTGPSGGPPGPTGPQGVQGNTGATGPQGAQGNTGATGPQGAQGNTGATGPQGAQGPAGATGPQGVQGNTGATGPQGVQGNTGATGPQGIQGNTGATGPQGAQGPAGATGPQGVQGNTGATGPQGAQGNTGATGPQGIQGNTGATGPQGVQGNTGATGPQGVQGNTGATGIGVTGPTGPSGGPPGPTGPQGIQGNTGATGPQGAQGNTGATGPQGAQGPAGATGPQGAQGNTGATGPQGAQGNTGATGPQGAQGPAGATGPQGAQGNTGATGPQGVQGPTGATGIGVTGPTGPSFPVATIVVTNNIQQTVLQFNNFIFSTAINVNNIIFNGTDTVTVINAGIYVISVSISTTAPGCAPLGVGISINGAAATDNFSSNLIGDSLSFTTIETLAASTNISVKSTLSEITIPETGNTNIRLTVFRIA encoded by the coding sequence ATGTCTCGCTTTAACGACAATCAAAATAAACACTCCAATCCCTGCTTTCCAACTAGCGCTGGACGAATTCCAACTACCCCAACGATTCCAATTACTAAAGCGCAAATTAGAACATTCCGTGCAATCATTAACGATTTAATAAAAATAATCCCTAAACTTTTCGCCAATCCATCTCCCAAAAACATTGAGAATCTAATAGATACATTGCACCTACTAAGCAAATTCATCTGTTCACTAGACACTACTTCCGCTCTGAAAGCACAAGGATTAGCCATCATTAAAAACTTAATAACTATATTAAAAAATCCAACCTTCGTAGCAAGTGCTGTATTTATTGAACTTCAAAACCTAATTAATTATATACTATACATTACAAAACTATTCCGAATCGACTCTTGCACGCTTCAAGAGCTTCTTAAATTAATAGCAGAATTACAAACTACTCTAGTTAATTCAGCTTCGTTCGGCAGAGGACCTACTGGACCTACTGGACCTCAAGGTAATACGGGCGCTACTGGCGCTACCGGTCCTAGAGGTAACACGGGCGCTACTGGCGCTACCGGTCCTAGAGGTAACACGGGCGCTACTGGTTCCACTGGACCTAGAGGTAACACGGGCGCTACTGGTGCTACCGGTCCTAGAGGTAACACGGGCGCTACTGGTTCCACTGGGCCTAGAGGTAACACGGGTGCTACTGGTGCTACCGGTCCTAGAGGTAACACGGGCGCTACTGGTGCTACCGGTCCTAGAGGTAACACGGGCGCTACTGGTTCCACTGGGCCTAGAGGTAACACGGGTGCTACTGGTGCTACCGGTCCTAGAGGTAACACGGGCGCTACTGGTTCCACTGGGCCTAGAGGTAACACGGGCGCTACTGGTTCCACTGGGCCTAGAGGTAACACGGGCGCTACTGGTTCCACTGGGCCTAGAGGTAACACGGGCGCTACTGGTTCCACTGGGCCTAGAGGTAACACGGGCGCTACTGGTTCCACTGGGCCTAGAGGTAACACGGGCGCTACTGGTTCCACTGGGCCTAGAGGTAACACGGGCGCTACTGGTTCCACTGGGCCTAGAGGTAACACGGGCGCTACTGGTTCCACTGGGCCTAGAGGTAACACGGGCGCTACTGGTTCCACTGGGCCTAGAGGTAACACGGGCGCTACTGGTTCCACTGGGCCTAGAGGTAACACGGGCGCTACTGGCGCTACCGGACCTCAAGGTGTTCAAGGTAACACAGGTGCTACTGGACCTCAGGGTATTCAAGGTAACACAGGTGCTACTGGTTCCACTGGACCTCAAGGTATTCAAGGTAACACGGGTGCTACTGGTTCCACTGGGCCTCAAGGTGTTCAAGGTAACACGGGTGCTACTGGTTCCACTGGATCTCAAGGTGCGCAAGGTAACACAGGTACTACTGGTTCTACTGGACCTCAAGGTGTTCAAGGTAACACGGGTGCTACTGGTTCCACTGGATCTCAAGGTGCGCAAGGTAACACGGGTGCTACTGGTTCCACTGGGCCTCAAGGTAACACAGGTGCTACCGGACCTCAAGGTGTTCAAGGTAACACGGGTGCTACCGGTTCCACTGGACCTCAAGGTGTTCAAGGTAACACGGGTGCTACCGGTTCCACTGGACCTCAAGGTGTTCAAGGTAACACGGGTGCTACTGGTTCCACTGGACCTCAAGGCGCTCAAGGTAACACGGGTGCTACCGGACCTCAGGGTGCTCAAGGTAACACGGGTGCTACCGGACCTCAAGGCGCTCAAGGTAACACGGGTGCTACCGGACCTCAAGGTGCACAGGGTAACACGGGTGCTACTGGTTCCACTGGACCTCAAGGTAACACAGGTGCTACCGGACCTCAAGGTGTTCAAGGTAACACGGGTGCTACCGGTTCCACTGGACCTCAAGGTGTTCAAGGTAACACGGGTGCTACCGGTTCCACTGGACCTCAAGGCGCTCAAGGTAACACGGGTGCTACCGGACCTCAGGGTGCTCAAGGTAACACGGGTGCTACCGGACCTCAAGGCGCTCAAGGTAACACGGGTGCTACCGGACCTCAAGGTGCACAGGGTAACACGGGTGCTACCGGTTCCACTGGACCTCAAGGTGTTCAAGGTAACACGGGTGCTACCGGTTCCACTGGACCTCAAGGCGCTCAAGGTAACACGGGTGCTACTGGTTCCACTGGACCTCAAGGTGTTCAAGGTAACACGGGTGCTACTGGTTCCACTGGGCCTCAAGGTGTTCAAGGTAACACGGGTGCTACCGGTTCCACTGGACCTCAAGGTATTCAAGGTAACACGGGCGCTACCGGACCTCAAGGTGTTCAAGGTAACACGGGTGCTACTGGTTCCACTGGACCTCAAGGTGTTCAAGGTAACACGGGTGCTACCGGTTCCACTGGACCTCAAGGCGCTCAAGGTAACACGGGTGCTACCGGACCTCAAGGTGTTCAAGGTAACACGGGTGCTACTGGTATAGGAGTTACCGGACCTACTGGACCTTCTGGTGGGCCTCCTGGACCTACTGGACCTCAAGGTGTTCAAGGTAACACAGGTGCTACCGGACCTCAAGGTGCGCAAGGTAACACGGGTGCTACCGGACCTCAAGGTGCTCAAGGTAATACGGGTGCTACTGGACCTCAAGGCGCTCAAGGACCAGCGGGTGCTACTGGACCTCAAGGTGTTCAAGGTAACACAGGTGCTACCGGACCTCAAGGTGTTCAAGGTAACACGGGTGCTACCGGACCTCAAGGTATTCAAGGTAACACGGGTGCTACCGGACCTCAAGGCGCTCAAGGACCAGCGGGTGCTACTGGACCTCAAGGTGTTCAAGGTAACACGGGTGCTACCGGACCTCAAGGCGCTCAAGGTAACACGGGTGCTACCGGACCTCAAGGTATTCAAGGTAACACGGGTGCTACCGGACCTCAAGGTGTTCAAGGTAACACAGGTGCTACCGGACCTCAAGGTGTTCAAGGTAACACAGGTGCTACTGGTATAGGAGTTACCGGACCTACTGGACCTTCTGGCGGGCCTCCTGGACCTACTGGACCTCAAGGTATTCAAGGTAACACGGGTGCTACCGGACCTCAAGGTGCTCAAGGTAACACGGGTGCTACCGGACCTCAAGGCGCTCAAGGACCAGCGGGTGCTACTGGACCTCAAGGTGCTCAAGGTAACACGGGTGCTACCGGACCTCAAGGTGCTCAAGGTAACACGGGTGCTACCGGACCTCAAGGCGCTCAAGGACCAGCGGGTGCTACTGGACCTCAAGGTGCTCAAGGTAACACGGGTGCTACTGGACCTCAAGGTGTTCAAGGACCAACGGGTGCTACCGGTATAGGAGTTACCGGACCTACTGGACCTAGCTTCCCAGTAGCGACAATCGTTGTAACAAACAACATCCAACAAACAGTACTCCAATTTAATAACTTTATTTTTAGTACTGCAATTAACGTAAACAATATTATCTTCAACGGCACAGATACAGTTACTGTTATCAACGCTGGTATTTATGTAATTAGCGTATCCATCTCTACAACTGCACCAGGATGTGCTCCGCTCGGAGTAGGAATTTCAATAAATGGAGCAGCCGCAACTGACAACTTCTCTTCAAATCTAATAGGCGACTCACTTTCATTTACTACAATTGAAACGTTAGCAGCTAGCACAAATATTTCTGTCAAATCTACCCTTAGTGAAATTACAATTCCCGAAACAGGCAACACTAACATCCGACTTACTGTATTTAGAATCGCTTAA
- a CDS encoding tyrosine-type recombinase/integrase: protein METTEFHDTIQAFSIFLLNKGRKSSTIKRYVYDIEDFGHWLEKNKKLPSSNIWATLCTKDYEDYFSDLKKNRHYSEKTMHRVFIVLNRMHHFLNIPNPLKNMEITIQPNRALRNEDFISYDEEKRLKHIVTSLEGLSEKQRPVRPLLMDRNIAILSLLIDYGLSLQELTALTMHHVHFETNTLSIPATAGVERTITLATEDKKQLYTYYKSIPEPVRPKYHSNDPLFVAFDFNRGTYRWVYENDAPKALTEIAIQKMIRLEVARANLRKGISGQHFRNTFILRLIKKQTPEPEIIKLVGFKSKISLKRYYQYAENKKNAL from the coding sequence ATGGAAACAACGGAATTCCATGATACAATACAAGCCTTTTCTATTTTTTTATTGAATAAAGGCCGAAAGTCTTCAACCATTAAACGTTATGTTTATGACATTGAAGATTTTGGACATTGGTTAGAAAAAAACAAAAAGCTCCCTTCCAGTAATATATGGGCAACACTTTGTACAAAAGACTATGAAGATTACTTTTCAGACTTAAAAAAGAATCGACACTACTCTGAGAAAACAATGCATCGTGTATTTATTGTATTAAATAGAATGCATCATTTTCTTAACATTCCAAATCCATTAAAGAATATGGAAATTACTATTCAACCCAACCGTGCATTGCGTAATGAAGATTTCATTTCATACGATGAAGAAAAAAGATTAAAGCATATAGTCACTTCATTAGAAGGACTTTCAGAAAAACAACGTCCTGTTCGTCCATTATTAATGGATCGTAATATCGCCATTTTAAGTCTCTTGATCGACTACGGACTATCCTTACAGGAACTTACAGCATTAACTATGCATCACGTTCATTTTGAAACTAATACACTTTCTATTCCAGCAACCGCAGGAGTAGAAAGAACAATCACATTAGCAACCGAAGACAAAAAACAACTGTACACATATTATAAAAGTATTCCAGAACCAGTTCGTCCTAAATACCATAGTAATGATCCGTTGTTTGTTGCATTCGATTTTAACCGCGGAACATACAGATGGGTATATGAAAACGACGCACCAAAAGCACTAACAGAAATCGCTATTCAAAAAATGATCCGACTTGAAGTAGCAAGAGCGAATTTACGTAAAGGCATTTCTGGACAACATTTCCGGAACACGTTTATTTTACGCCTAATAAAAAAACAAACCCCAGAGCCAGAGATCATAAAATTAGTTGGCTTCAAATCAAAAATTTCACTAAAACGATATTATCAATATGCTGAAAATAAAAAAAACGCCCTATAA
- the spoVK gene encoding stage V sporulation protein K: MEQSMRKKNNNQINIVLNHRKKISLPAAENKTEISSETTTKHEMLQRIEEEMGKLVGMDEIKKIIKEIYAWIYVNKKRQEVGLKSEKQVLHMLFRGNPGTGKTTVARMIGKLLFEMNILSKGHLVEAERADLVGEYIGHTAQKTRDLIKKAMGGILFIDEAYSLARGGEKDFGKEAIDTLVKHMEDKQHGFVLILAGYSREMNHFLSLNPGLQSRFPFIIEFADYSVNQLLEIGKRMYEEREYQLSKEAEWKFRDHLHAVKYSSQITSFSNGRYVRNIVEKSIRTQAMRLLQEDTYDKYDLIGISSMDLMLEEETHST, translated from the coding sequence ATGGAACAATCTATGCGTAAGAAAAATAACAATCAAATTAATATTGTGTTAAACCATCGAAAGAAAATTTCGTTACCGGCAGCAGAAAACAAAACGGAAATTTCAAGTGAAACCACTACTAAACATGAAATGTTGCAGAGAATTGAAGAAGAGATGGGAAAGCTTGTTGGAATGGATGAAATAAAAAAGATAATAAAAGAAATTTATGCTTGGATTTATGTAAATAAAAAAAGGCAAGAGGTGGGGTTGAAGTCTGAGAAGCAAGTGCTTCACATGTTATTTAGGGGGAATCCCGGTACTGGGAAGACAACCGTTGCTAGAATGATAGGGAAATTGTTGTTTGAGATGAATATTTTATCGAAGGGGCATTTAGTTGAAGCTGAACGTGCTGATCTTGTAGGTGAGTATATCGGTCATACAGCGCAAAAGACAAGAGATTTAATAAAGAAGGCTATGGGAGGTATTTTATTTATTGATGAAGCGTATTCATTAGCGCGGGGTGGAGAGAAGGATTTTGGGAAGGAAGCTATTGATACACTTGTGAAGCATATGGAAGATAAGCAGCACGGTTTTGTATTAATTTTAGCTGGATATTCAAGAGAGATGAATCATTTTCTTTCATTAAATCCAGGATTACAATCTCGTTTTCCATTTATTATTGAATTTGCGGATTACTCGGTAAATCAGTTGTTGGAAATTGGAAAGAGAATGTATGAAGAGCGTGAATATCAGTTGTCAAAAGAAGCAGAGTGGAAATTTAGAGATCATTTACACGCGGTAAAGTATTCGTCACAAATTACATCGTTTAGTAATGGGCGATACGTACGGAATATTGTTGAAAAATCAATTCGCACACAAGCTATGCGATTGTTACAAGAGGATACTTATGATAAATATGATTTAATTGGGATATCAAGTATGGATTTGATGCTTGAAGAGGAGACGCACAGTACGTAA